Part of the Streptomyces sp. HSG2 genome, CAACCTTTCGATAAGGGCCAGGGACTCTCGCGGAGTGAGGGCCTGGGCGCGGATGCTGCCGTAGCGCGCCGCAAGCATACGGACCTCCTCGGCATCGGTCACCAGCCTGCTGACGTTCTGCACTTCCAGGTAGCCGACTTGAGGCCTCCCCTTTGGAGTGAGCAGTGTGAACGGGCCGCCCAGACTCGGGTGGTCCGAACGGTCGGTCGGCATCACCTGAAGCTCCACGTTCCGCAGTGGGGCGACCTCCAGCAGGTGCTTCAACTGCACCCGATGCACCTCCCGGCTGCCGATCGGCCGTTGCAGGACGGACTGCTCCACGGTGAACGTCACGAGAGGCGGCGGCCACCGCGTCAGGAGCTCCTGTCGAGCCAGCCGGGCAATCAACCGCTGTCCGATTGTCTCCTCGTCGAGCAGGGGCCTGCGCGCGGTGAAGACGGCGCGGGCGTGCCCCTCGGTCTGAAGCAGGCCGGGCAGCGACAGTGCGCCGTAGTAGTGGAGTTCAACCGCCTCCCCCTCCAGCCGTGCGTAGTCGCGAAACCACTCCGGATGCCGCACCCTCCTGCGTGTTCGCGCCCGCCGCACGTCGTCGGCGGCCGAGGCCAGCAGGCCACCGCACTCCAGCAGTTCATCGACCGCGAGCAGTAGTTCGGGCTGCGGGGTTCGGCGTCCCCGTTCCACGGACGAGATGGTCTCCTCCCCGTAGCCGAGTCGGTCGCCCAACTCCTTCTGGCTCATCCCGGCTCGTACTCGCGCGACCTTGATCTGTCGTCCGAGTGCACGGAAGAGGTCGGCGACCTCGTCGGTGCCGTCCGCCTCACCGCCGGTGGGAGTCCCCGAACCGCTCGCCTGTGCCACCATCCCGTACCACCACCCAGTTCCGTCGTACCAGGGGCTAACCGCTGGACGTCCGGCCAGGTCACGGCCGTACGCCCGGACAGCCCGGCCTTCGCGCCGGGACAGTCGTCCGCCGTACTGTCTCGCGTTCTCCACACGGTAGAGCCATTCCGTCACCCTCGGTGAGGTGATCCAACGAACCGTCACCGGCACCGGTGAACCGCCCGCCACCATCCGTCACTTCCGTCTCGCGTTCCCCACCAGCAGACGCGGCGCCCACATCGCCCGCCACGCCGCCGAACGCTGGCTCGTCGACCAGCGGGACCGCCCGGAGGCCGTGGCCGCGACCGAAGACCCGGACACGGCCTCCCTTCTCATCGCGGAACTCACCGCCAACGCCGTCCTGCACGGCCGCGTACGGGGCCGTGCCGCCCGCCTCGCCCTGACCCTCGCGGGCGGCACCCTGCGCATCGAGGTCACGGACGCCCGGGGTGACCGCCTGCCCGAACCGGCATCGGGCGGATGCGGTGACGAGGACAGGGGCGGGGAGTCCGGGCGCGGTCTGCTCCTCGTCGCCTCACTCGCCGATGCCTGGGGCTGCGAACCCCACCATCCCGGCGGCAAAACGGTCTGGGCCGAGTGCGTCCGGCGGTCGATCGCGACCGGTCGGCCGTCCGGGACCTCGCCCGCGGCGAAGCCCGACATCGGGCGGTAGGTGTTCGCTCCCATCAGATGGGTGGCCTTGGGCTGCTCGCCGAGCCATGCGAGGTACTCCGGGCCCCGGGGCTTGGGCGTGTTCCGGGGTCGGGCGGTTGGTCGGGCCGTGGCTGCTTGGGGTGCATCGCAGAGCAGGCGCGGGCTTCGTGATCATTGGAGACCTGCGTGGCGCAGCACGGCGTGCCGCTTCCGCTGCCGGCCAAGCTGCGGTCGTCGCACACGTCGCCGCCCACGAACTGGGCGCGGCTGCCTATGCGATCAAGGCCGCGCGTGCCGCCGCGCAGGAAGACGAGGGCGAAGCGTCCGGGCGACTTGAGAGTGCGGAACGTAAGCTCTTGTCCGTTTCGTGATTGAGGGTTGGGGAAGGACCGCTGGTCGTGGGTTCGGGGTGGCCTTCAGGTCTCGGGGCGGGTGAACAAGCCGGGTTCAGGTTCGACGAGGATGCCGCGGCTGACCAGGCGTTTCAGTTTGGAGCGGATGCCTTCGGTGTTCTTCGGGAGGGTCGGCAGGTCGAGGGCCTGGCAGAGGTCGCGGGCGCGCATCGGTCGGCCCTCGTCGGCCAGGGCGGTGAGGATCTGCTGGTAGGCGGGGTGGTCCGGGATGTCGGGGCGGTCCGGCTCAGTGGCGGGTGTGGGCAGTGGGAGAGCGAGGAGGGTCTTGCGGGTGATGCGCAGGTTCTCGCTCTCCGCGTCGATCTCGCCGAGCCGCACTCTGAGCTCCTCGATGCGGTCCCGGAACTGCCCGGCCTGGTCGGCTAGTTCACGCTCGCGGGTTTCGATGTGTTCCAGGATGGCT contains:
- a CDS encoding helix-turn-helix transcriptional regulator, with translation MVAQASGSGTPTGGEADGTDEVADLFRALGRQIKVARVRAGMSQKELGDRLGYGEETISSVERGRRTPQPELLLAVDELLECGGLLASAADDVRRARTRRRVRHPEWFRDYARLEGEAVELHYYGALSLPGLLQTEGHARAVFTARRPLLDEETIGQRLIARLARQELLTRWPPPLVTFTVEQSVLQRPIGSREVHRVQLKHLLEVAPLRNVELQVMPTDRSDHPSLGGPFTLLTPKGRPQVGYLEVQNVSRLVTDAEEVRMLAARYGSIRAQALTPRESLALIERLLGDL
- a CDS encoding ATP-binding protein, with translation MIQRTVTGTGEPPATIRHFRLAFPTSRRGAHIARHAAERWLVDQRDRPEAVAATEDPDTASLLIAELTANAVLHGRVRGRAARLALTLAGGTLRIEVTDARGDRLPEPASGGCGDEDRGGESGRGLLLVASLADAWGCEPHHPGGKTVWAECVRRSIATGRPSGTSPAAKPDIGR